In Sulfitobacter albidus, the following proteins share a genomic window:
- a CDS encoding M23 family metallopeptidase codes for MRLTRPAGWVFCVLVGGAAQAQELTLVTPIDCDLNGPCHIQQYVDHDAGAGASDFRCNAQTYDGHKGTDFALPTTAMIDDGIDVLAAAGGTVRGLRDGMPDSGLSTATEAEIAGRECGNGVVLTHPGGWETQYCHLRAGSITVTRGQRVAAGEVLGEVGMSGSAEFAHLHLSVRRDGAVVDPYDPDGVITCGAPSTQTLWADPPATRPGGIIAMGTAAGVPEFADIKRGVVPPAQPGSAAMVIWSYLFGTREGDVLYLSLTGPEGFKADRRILLDRTQAQSFRAIGKRLRADRWPAGDYVGVAELRRGGDVIERREITRTLP; via the coding sequence ATGCGATTGACCCGTCCGGCTGGATGGGTCTTTTGCGTTTTGGTGGGCGGCGCGGCGCAGGCGCAGGAGCTGACGCTGGTCACGCCGATCGATTGTGATCTGAACGGCCCCTGCCACATTCAGCAATACGTCGATCACGATGCCGGTGCCGGCGCGTCGGATTTCCGTTGCAACGCGCAGACATACGACGGGCACAAGGGGACGGACTTTGCCCTGCCGACCACCGCGATGATCGACGATGGCATCGACGTGCTGGCCGCTGCCGGGGGCACCGTTCGGGGCCTGCGTGACGGAATGCCCGATAGCGGGCTTTCGACTGCAACCGAGGCAGAGATCGCCGGGCGGGAATGCGGCAACGGCGTTGTGCTGACCCATCCGGGCGGCTGGGAGACGCAGTATTGCCACCTGCGCGCGGGCTCGATCACCGTCACGCGCGGCCAGCGCGTCGCGGCGGGCGAGGTCCTGGGCGAGGTCGGCATGTCGGGGAGTGCCGAATTCGCACATCTGCATCTGTCGGTGCGGCGCGACGGTGCCGTCGTGGATCCCTATGACCCCGACGGTGTCATCACCTGCGGCGCGCCCTCGACGCAGACACTTTGGGCCGATCCCCCCGCGACGCGGCCCGGCGGGATTATCGCGATGGGCACGGCGGCGGGCGTGCCGGAGTTTGCGGATATCAAGCGGGGCGTCGTGCCGCCAGCCCAGCCCGGCAGCGCGGCGATGGTGATCTGGAGCTATCTGTTCGGCACACGCGAGGGCGATGTGCTGTATCTGTCGCTCACCGGGCCGGAGGGGTTCAAGGCAGACCGCCGGATCCTGCTTGACCGCACGCAGGCGCAATCCTTTCGCGCCATCGGCAAGCGGCTGCGCGCGGACCGCTGGCCTGCGGGCGACTACGTCGGCGTGGCGGAACTGCGGCGCGGCGGCGACGTGATCGAGCGGCGGGAGATCACACGCACCCTGCCCTGA
- the clpA gene encoding ATP-dependent Clp protease ATP-binding subunit ClpA, producing the protein MPSFSNTLEQSIHAALALANARRHEFATLEHLLLSLVDEPDALQVMKACSVDVGELRDTLVEFIDEDLSNLVTDVEGSEAVPTAAFQRVIQRAAIHVQSSGRTEVTGANVLVAIFAERESNAAYFLQEQDMTRYDAVNFIAHGVAKDPAYGESRPVSGAPEHEEEAQGVTEGEKKESALAKYCVDLNAKSRDGDVDPLIGRDSEVERCIQVLCRRRKNNPLLVGDPGVGKTAIAEGLARKIVAGETPEVLSETTIYSLDMGALLAGTRYRGDFEERLKAVVTELEEHDDAVLFIDEIHTVIGAGATSGGAMDASNLLKPALAGGKLRTMGSTTYKEFRQHFEKDRALSRRFQKIDVNEPSVEDAQKILKGIKPYFEDHHGVKYTADAIKTSVELAHRYINDRKLPDSAIDVIDEAGAAQHLVAASKRRKTIGTKEVEAVVAKIARIPPKNVSKDDVVVLKDLEASLKRVVFGQDKAIEALSSAIKLARAGLREPEKPIGNYLFAGPTGVGKTEVAKQLADTLGVKLLRFDMSEYMEKHAVSRLIGAPPGYVGFDQGGMLTDGVDQDPHCVLLLDEMEKAHPDVYNILLQVMDHGRLTDHNGRTVDFRNVVLIMTSNAGASEMAKEAIGFGRDKREGEDTAAIERTFTPEFRNRLDAVISFGALPKETILRVVEKFVLQLEAQLMDRNVTIELSKKAAEWLADKGYDSKMGARPLGRVIQEHIKKPLSEELLFGKLAKGGIVKVGVKKGELDLVIEGPESPKITGNKPPLLTAE; encoded by the coding sequence GTGCCTTCATTCTCGAACACTCTTGAGCAGTCCATTCACGCGGCACTGGCGCTTGCCAATGCCCGCCGTCACGAGTTCGCCACGCTGGAGCATCTTTTGCTGTCGCTGGTGGACGAACCCGACGCCTTGCAGGTGATGAAGGCCTGTTCCGTCGATGTGGGTGAGCTGCGCGATACGCTGGTGGAATTCATCGATGAGGATCTGAGCAATCTGGTCACCGACGTCGAGGGCTCCGAAGCGGTGCCGACGGCGGCCTTCCAGCGCGTGATCCAGCGCGCGGCGATCCATGTGCAATCCTCGGGCCGCACCGAGGTGACGGGCGCCAACGTGCTGGTCGCGATCTTTGCCGAGCGCGAAAGCAACGCCGCCTATTTCCTGCAAGAGCAGGACATGACGCGCTATGACGCGGTGAACTTCATCGCGCACGGCGTCGCCAAGGACCCCGCCTATGGCGAAAGCCGCCCTGTGTCGGGCGCGCCCGAGCATGAGGAAGAGGCGCAGGGCGTCACCGAGGGCGAGAAAAAGGAATCCGCGCTGGCCAAATACTGCGTGGATCTGAACGCCAAATCCCGCGATGGCGATGTCGACCCGTTGATCGGGCGCGATTCAGAGGTTGAGCGCTGCATTCAGGTGCTGTGCCGCCGCCGCAAGAACAACCCGCTGCTGGTGGGCGACCCCGGTGTGGGCAAGACGGCGATTGCCGAAGGGCTGGCGCGCAAGATCGTCGCGGGCGAGACGCCCGAAGTGCTGTCGGAAACCACGATCTACTCGCTCGACATGGGCGCCCTTCTGGCGGGCACCCGCTATCGCGGGGATTTCGAGGAACGGCTCAAGGCGGTCGTCACCGAGTTGGAAGAACACGACGATGCCGTGCTGTTCATCGACGAAATCCACACGGTGATTGGCGCGGGTGCTACTTCCGGCGGGGCGATGGACGCGTCCAACCTGCTCAAACCCGCGTTGGCGGGTGGCAAGCTGCGCACAATGGGCTCGACCACCTACAAGGAGTTCCGCCAGCATTTCGAGAAGGACCGCGCGCTGAGCCGCCGTTTCCAGAAAATCGACGTGAACGAGCCGTCGGTGGAGGACGCGCAGAAGATCCTCAAGGGCATCAAGCCCTATTTCGAGGATCACCACGGCGTGAAATACACCGCCGACGCGATCAAGACCTCCGTTGAGCTGGCACACCGCTATATCAACGACCGCAAGCTGCCGGATTCAGCGATCGACGTGATCGACGAGGCGGGTGCCGCGCAGCATCTGGTCGCCGCAAGCAAGCGGCGCAAGACCATCGGCACCAAGGAAGTCGAGGCCGTCGTGGCCAAGATCGCGCGCATCCCACCCAAGAACGTCAGCAAGGACGATGTTGTCGTGCTCAAGGATCTCGAAGCCTCGCTCAAGCGCGTGGTGTTCGGGCAGGACAAGGCGATCGAGGCGCTGTCGAGCGCGATCAAGCTGGCGCGTGCCGGCCTGCGCGAGCCTGAGAAGCCCATCGGCAACTACCTCTTTGCAGGGCCAACCGGCGTCGGCAAAACCGAGGTCGCGAAACAGCTTGCCGATACGCTGGGCGTGAAACTGCTACGGTTCGACATGTCGGAGTACATGGAGAAGCACGCGGTAAGCCGCCTGATTGGCGCGCCTCCGGGCTATGTCGGCTTTGACCAAGGCGGGATGCTGACCGACGGTGTGGATCAGGATCCGCATTGCGTGCTGCTGCTCGACGAGATGGAAAAGGCGCACCCGGATGTCTACAACATCCTGTTGCAGGTGATGGATCACGGGCGCCTGACCGATCACAACGGCCGCACGGTGGATTTCCGCAACGTGGTGCTGATCATGACCTCGAACGCGGGCGCGTCGGAGATGGCGAAAGAGGCCATCGGCTTTGGCCGCGACAAGCGCGAGGGCGAGGATACGGCTGCGATCGAGCGCACGTTCACGCCGGAATTCCGCAACCGTCTGGATGCCGTGATCTCCTTCGGGGCGCTTCCGAAAGAGACGATCCTGCGCGTGGTCGAAAAATTCGTGTTGCAGCTTGAGGCGCAGCTGATGGATCGCAACGTCACCATTGAGCTGAGCAAGAAGGCTGCCGAATGGCTCGCCGACAAGGGCTATGACAGCAAGATGGGCGCGCGCCCGCTGGGCCGTGTGATCCAGGAGCACATCAAGAAGCCGCTTTCCGAGGAGTTGCTGTTTGGCAAGCTCGCAAAGGGCGGTATCGTCAAGGTCGGCGTCAAGAAGGGCGAATTGGATCTGGTGATCGAAGGGCCGGAAAGCCCCAAGATCACGGGAAACAAACCGCCGTTGCTGACCGCCGAGTAG
- a CDS encoding peptidoglycan -binding protein, protein MALSRRTGARFQASIWPGFVDAMTGLLLVLMFVLTIFMVVQFVLTERISGQETELDALSDEVATLAQALGLERRTNSDLESQLGDLRGALADAEAQAETQASLITQLRAERDARAAELADSNTRITAFEAQVASLIAARDDALGRIATLTDEAEADADQIAALQSRESALLSQQEALNAALAASRAETDAEAEAARLAAARREALQALVADLRARNADAAADIIDLRADVTAAQEALSEEEAARLAEAEAAAALRARLEAADTELTAMTLSLEAQRREAEETLTLLAAARAAEADLDAALAAALLTQETLTTQLDAAREDEASELASLRALLADAEARGDTLAQQLATSGARVDTLTAQLDASTDRAATLERQLAESTERAAALAGEATDSEERLAALAGRAAEAEARATTLAAQLDEARANADALSQRLTEGQAGVTRQMDDLRAQLRAALAAKLAAENAANTQLSEAEQRATLLAEARRQLAEEEAAATRAQRQTELLNQQVADLRAQLDQLQGSLDLAVAEDAAREVELQSLGARLNTALARVAAEQRARAELEAAERARLEAQTRDLEQYRSEFFGQLRNLLGAQEGVRIEGDRFVFSSEVLFPPGEVALSREGQREIAKVAGILRNVAEDIPAGIDWVIRVDGHTDDVPLSGEGEFADNWELSQARALSVVRYMADFLGIPPDRLAANGFGQYQPIDTADTDEARARNRRIELKFTEK, encoded by the coding sequence ATGGCGCTGTCGCGACGCACCGGCGCGCGGTTTCAGGCCTCGATCTGGCCGGGGTTCGTGGACGCGATGACCGGCCTCTTGCTGGTGCTGATGTTCGTGCTGACGATCTTTATGGTGGTGCAATTCGTGCTGACCGAACGGATCTCGGGGCAGGAAACCGAGTTGGACGCGCTCAGCGATGAGGTTGCGACGCTGGCACAGGCGCTGGGGCTGGAGCGGCGCACCAACAGCGATCTTGAAAGCCAGCTGGGCGATCTGCGCGGCGCGCTCGCCGACGCGGAGGCGCAGGCCGAGACGCAAGCGAGCCTGATCACGCAGCTGCGCGCCGAGCGTGACGCCCGTGCGGCGGAACTCGCCGACAGCAACACCCGCATCACCGCGTTCGAGGCGCAGGTCGCCAGCCTCATCGCCGCGCGCGACGACGCGCTGGGGCGCATTGCGACCCTGACGGATGAGGCTGAGGCGGACGCCGACCAGATCGCCGCCCTGCAATCGCGCGAGAGCGCATTACTCAGCCAGCAGGAAGCCCTGAACGCGGCCCTCGCCGCCAGCCGCGCCGAAACCGACGCGGAGGCCGAAGCCGCCCGCCTTGCCGCCGCGCGCCGCGAGGCGTTGCAGGCGCTGGTGGCCGATCTGCGCGCCCGCAACGCCGATGCCGCCGCCGATATCATTGATCTGCGCGCCGACGTGACCGCCGCGCAAGAGGCGCTCAGCGAAGAGGAAGCCGCCCGCCTTGCCGAGGCCGAAGCCGCCGCCGCCCTGCGCGCGCGGCTGGAGGCGGCCGATACCGAACTCACCGCCATGACGCTTTCGCTGGAAGCGCAGCGCCGCGAGGCCGAGGAAACGCTGACCCTGCTCGCCGCCGCCCGCGCGGCGGAGGCAGACCTTGACGCCGCACTCGCCGCCGCACTCCTCACGCAGGAGACCCTCACCACCCAACTCGACGCCGCGCGCGAGGATGAGGCGTCGGAGCTGGCCAGCCTGCGCGCGCTGCTCGCCGACGCAGAGGCACGCGGCGACACCCTTGCCCAACAGCTCGCGACCAGCGGCGCGCGCGTCGATACGCTGACCGCCCAGCTTGACGCCAGCACCGACCGCGCCGCGACGCTGGAACGCCAACTGGCCGAGAGCACCGAACGCGCCGCAGCACTAGCAGGTGAGGCGACCGATAGCGAAGAACGCCTTGCCGCCCTCGCGGGCCGCGCGGCAGAGGCAGAGGCCCGCGCCACGACGCTCGCCGCGCAGCTTGACGAGGCGCGCGCAAACGCTGACGCGCTGTCGCAGCGGCTGACGGAAGGGCAGGCGGGCGTGACGCGCCAGATGGACGATCTGCGCGCCCAACTGCGCGCGGCGCTGGCCGCCAAACTCGCCGCCGAGAACGCGGCTAACACCCAACTAAGTGAGGCCGAACAGCGCGCCACCCTGCTGGCCGAGGCCCGCCGCCAACTGGCCGAGGAAGAGGCCGCCGCCACCCGCGCGCAACGTCAGACCGAACTGCTCAACCAGCAGGTCGCGGATCTACGCGCCCAGCTTGACCAGTTGCAAGGTTCGCTGGATCTTGCCGTGGCCGAGGACGCCGCGCGCGAGGTCGAACTGCAATCGCTGGGCGCACGGCTCAACACCGCGCTCGCGCGCGTCGCGGCCGAACAGCGCGCCCGCGCCGAGCTTGAGGCCGCCGAGCGCGCCCGGCTGGAGGCGCAGACCAGGGATCTTGAACAATATCGCTCCGAATTCTTCGGCCAGCTGCGCAATCTGCTGGGCGCGCAGGAAGGCGTGCGGATCGAGGGGGACCGTTTCGTGTTCTCCTCCGAGGTACTGTTCCCCCCCGGCGAGGTTGCGCTGTCCCGCGAGGGCCAGCGCGAGATTGCCAAGGTGGCAGGCATCCTGCGCAACGTCGCCGAAGACATCCCCGCGGGCATTGATTGGGTGATCCGCGTGGACGGTCACACCGACGACGTGCCGCTCTCTGGCGAGGGTGAATTCGCCGACAATTGGGAGCTGAGCCAGGCCCGCGCCCTGTCGGTTGTGCGCTACATGGCCGATTTTCTGGGGATCCCACCCGACCGTCTGGCCGCGAACGGCTTTGGCCAGTATCAGCCCATAGATACCGCCGACACCGATGAGGCGCGCGCGCGCAACCGCCGGATCGAGTTGAAATTTACCGAGAAATGA
- a CDS encoding biopolymer transporter ExbB: protein MAQPDHEATPQFSQPVRQITLMLLALALCVFGGFLALPRVLPVFQANPYLNGFIVFVFVIGVVACFYQVIQLIGSVRWIESFAADRGVPDDRPPQLLAPLAALLRTRGARMQVSASSTRSILDSVSTRIDEAREITRYIVNMLIFLGLLGTFYGLATTVPAIVDTIRSLSPQEGEGGTDVFNRLMTGLESQLAGMGVAFASSLLGLAGSLIVGLLELFAGHGQNRFYQELEDWLSSITRVGFTAGEDSSPEQAVMAAMVDHMSQQMEELQTMHLRSEEGRGEVEARLAALAASLDRMTVQMGDQAQGTDALDRIAEGQERMIAAIEAQGTMPAEGSGNGPDAESRMRLRSIDVQMLRVLEEISAGRQETMAELRHELSILAKALSPPREPRRLRVPPKDEREG, encoded by the coding sequence ATGGCGCAACCGGACCACGAGGCAACACCGCAGTTTTCCCAACCCGTGCGGCAGATCACGCTCATGCTGCTGGCACTGGCGCTGTGCGTTTTTGGCGGCTTTCTGGCCCTGCCGCGCGTGCTGCCGGTGTTTCAGGCCAACCCTTACCTCAACGGCTTCATCGTCTTTGTCTTTGTCATCGGCGTGGTCGCCTGTTTCTATCAGGTGATCCAGCTGATCGGCTCCGTGCGCTGGATCGAAAGCTTTGCCGCCGATCGTGGCGTGCCGGACGACCGCCCACCACAGCTGCTGGCCCCTCTGGCGGCGCTGCTACGCACGCGGGGCGCGCGCATGCAGGTCAGCGCCTCCTCGACCCGCTCGATCCTCGATTCCGTCTCCACCCGCATCGACGAGGCGCGCGAGATCACGCGATACATCGTCAACATGCTGATTTTCCTGGGCCTTCTGGGCACGTTCTACGGCCTTGCCACCACCGTGCCCGCCATCGTCGACACCATCCGCAGCCTCTCCCCACAAGAGGGCGAGGGCGGCACGGATGTGTTCAACCGCCTGATGACAGGGCTCGAATCCCAGCTTGCCGGCATGGGCGTCGCCTTTGCCTCCTCGCTTCTGGGCCTCGCCGGATCGCTGATCGTGGGCCTGCTGGAGCTTTTCGCGGGCCACGGCCAGAACCGCTTTTATCAGGAGCTTGAGGACTGGCTCAGTTCGATCACCCGCGTCGGCTTCACGGCCGGGGAGGACAGCAGCCCCGAGCAGGCGGTCATGGCCGCGATGGTCGATCACATGTCCCAGCAGATGGAAGAGCTGCAAACCATGCACCTGCGCTCCGAAGAAGGGCGCGGCGAGGTCGAGGCGCGGCTGGCCGCGCTCGCCGCCTCGCTGGACCGGATGACCGTGCAAATGGGCGATCAGGCGCAGGGCACCGACGCGCTCGACCGGATTGCCGAGGGGCAGGAACGCATGATTGCCGCCATTGAGGCGCAGGGCACCATGCCCGCCGAGGGCAGCGGCAATGGTCCCGACGCCGAAAGCCGCATGCGCCTGCGCTCCATCGACGTGCAAATGCTGCGCGTGCTCGAGGAAATCAGCGCCGGCCGTCAGGAAACCATGGCCGAGCTGCGCCACGAGCTGTCGATCCTGGCCAAGGCGCTGTCCCCCCCGCGTGAGCCGCGGCGCCTGCGCGTGCCCCCCAAAGACGAACGCGAGGGCTGA
- a CDS encoding gamma-glutamylcyclotransferase: MSMWVFGYGSLLWNPGFEIAESVVGTLPGYARSFCMHSIHHRGTEEDPGLVLALDRQTGRACEGLALRVADGAEEATLAYLRERELISSAYVEKHLDVDLVDGRRVTTLVYVINEDHWQYCRDMPLEEQAQIIARAVGGRGPNTEYLYNTADHLAQVGLHDPALEWLAKRVREITA; this comes from the coding sequence ATGAGCATGTGGGTATTCGGCTACGGCAGCCTGTTGTGGAACCCCGGTTTCGAGATCGCCGAGAGCGTTGTCGGCACCCTGCCGGGCTACGCGCGCTCGTTCTGCATGCATTCGATCCACCACCGCGGCACCGAGGAAGATCCGGGCCTCGTGCTCGCCCTCGACCGGCAAACGGGCCGCGCCTGTGAGGGGCTTGCCCTGCGCGTGGCCGACGGCGCCGAGGAGGCGACGCTGGCCTACCTGCGCGAGCGGGAGCTGATCTCATCGGCCTACGTCGAAAAACACCTCGATGTCGATCTTGTCGACGGGCGCCGCGTCACCACGCTGGTCTACGTCATCAACGAGGATCACTGGCAATACTGCCGCGACATGCCGCTCGAAGAGCAGGCCCAGATCATCGCCCGCGCGGTTGGCGGGCGGGGGCCGAACACTGAATACCTCTACAACACCGCCGATCATCTTGCGCAGGTCGGCCTGCACGACCCCGCGCTGGAATGGCTGGCCAAGCGGGTGCGCGAGATCACGGCATAA
- a CDS encoding extensin family protein, which translates to MKKLSLALCLLATISCAGPDSSERPQARPDAPAEIDADGTIDRSALERREGGFLSSLRPIFRSPKAAREIREQQRVLAAGAVCGDVAIQGEAVGRVPGRISGCGVDNAVAIRSVSGVTLSTRSTMDCNTARALKTWVDGSAKPALASKGGGLREIKVAAHYACRRRNNAKTGKISEHGKGRAIDISGFRLVDGSEITVLRGWNAGGSRKALRRMHRDACGPFGTVLGPNANRFHLDHFHFDTARYRSGSYCR; encoded by the coding sequence ATGAAAAAACTCAGCCTTGCCCTGTGCCTTCTTGCCACGATCTCCTGCGCCGGGCCGGACAGCTCAGAGCGCCCGCAGGCCCGCCCCGACGCCCCCGCCGAAATCGACGCAGACGGCACCATCGACCGCTCCGCGCTCGAGCGGCGCGAGGGCGGATTTCTCAGCTCCCTGCGCCCCATCTTCCGCTCTCCCAAGGCTGCCCGCGAAATCCGGGAGCAGCAGCGCGTGCTGGCCGCCGGTGCCGTCTGCGGCGACGTCGCCATTCAGGGCGAAGCCGTGGGCCGCGTGCCCGGTCGCATTTCGGGCTGCGGCGTGGATAATGCGGTCGCGATCCGCTCGGTCTCCGGCGTGACGCTCAGCACCCGCTCGACCATGGATTGCAACACCGCCCGCGCGCTGAAAACCTGGGTCGACGGCAGCGCCAAACCCGCGCTCGCGTCAAAAGGTGGGGGCCTGCGCGAGATCAAGGTCGCCGCCCACTACGCCTGCCGCCGCCGCAACAACGCCAAGACGGGCAAGATTTCCGAGCACGGCAAAGGCCGCGCCATCGACATCTCGGGCTTCCGCCTTGTTGACGGCAGCGAGATCACCGTGCTGCGCGGCTGGAACGCGGGCGGATCGCGCAAGGCGCTGCGCCGGATGCACCGCGATGCCTGCGGCCCATTCGGCACCGTGCTGGGGCCGAATGCCAACCGCTTTCACCTCGATCACTTCCACTTTGACACCGCGCGCTACCGCTCCGGCAGCTACTGCCGTTAA
- a CDS encoding DUF2125 domain-containing protein produces the protein MRKLIGVIVVLAGLWAGWWYLGSGMVLRGLSTGIAARGDAGEIAREGFPLRLAAVARDVTLEDGTAIPVVRVGAPAWQPQSVRARITSPVTVPLPQGPLTVSFDLARARTDVALGAALTLERAEGVLDAVTLDLVEGRLAQAQRVTGDVVQLGETRYGFALRAEKLTPGSILRQALRLPDGFAQTFERFDANGEVTFDRALDRGALAVPSQPVRIDLDNATAVWGPVSLDLSAALDVDADGRASGQIVLSAERWRDMLALAERSGALPAQNRRQIEGVLGALAQGGDTLEIPIGVERGLMRMGFIPLGRLPDFRAP, from the coding sequence ATGCGCAAGCTGATCGGCGTGATTGTGGTGCTGGCGGGCCTGTGGGCCGGGTGGTGGTATCTGGGCAGCGGCATGGTGCTGCGCGGACTGAGCACGGGCATCGCGGCGCGCGGGGACGCGGGCGAGATCGCGCGCGAGGGCTTTCCGCTGCGGCTGGCTGCGGTGGCGCGGGATGTGACGCTGGAGGATGGCACAGCGATCCCGGTGGTGCGCGTGGGCGCGCCCGCGTGGCAGCCACAATCGGTGCGCGCGCGGATCACCTCGCCGGTCACGGTGCCGCTGCCGCAGGGGCCGCTGACGGTCAGCTTTGATCTGGCGCGCGCGCGCACCGACGTGGCGCTTGGCGCCGCGCTCACTCTGGAGCGGGCCGAGGGGGTTCTGGACGCGGTTACGCTTGATCTGGTGGAGGGGCGGCTGGCGCAGGCGCAGCGCGTGACGGGCGATGTGGTGCAGCTGGGCGAGACGCGCTATGGCTTTGCGCTGCGTGCGGAAAAGCTGACCCCGGGGAGCATCCTGCGGCAGGCGCTGCGATTGCCCGACGGGTTTGCGCAGACCTTCGAGCGGTTTGACGCCAATGGCGAGGTGACGTTTGACCGCGCGCTCGATCGCGGCGCGCTGGCGGTGCCATCGCAGCCGGTGCGTATCGATCTGGACAACGCGACGGCTGTCTGGGGGCCGGTCTCTCTTGATCTGAGTGCCGCGCTGGATGTGGACGCCGACGGGCGCGCCAGCGGGCAGATCGTGCTGAGCGCCGAGCGGTGGCGCGACATGCTTGCGCTGGCAGAGCGCAGCGGTGCCCTGCCCGCGCAGAACCGGCGCCAGATCGAGGGCGTGTTGGGCGCGCTCGCACAGGGCGGCGATACGCTGGAAATCCCGATCGGCGTGGAGCGGGGGCTGATGCGCATGGGCTTCATCCCGCTGGGCCGTTTGCCCGATTTCCGCGCGCCTTAA
- a CDS encoding prephenate/arogenate dehydrogenase family protein, whose amino-acid sequence MSVIYDRVALIGLGLIASSMFWAMRRDGLAGHVTGYARSSETRETAREIGLCDSVHDDMLDAVKDADLIVLCVPVGVMGDVMAQIAGALKPGATLTDVGSVKRGVIDAVMPYLPNGVHFVPGHPVAGTEHSGPRSGFAELFENRWHLLTPPEGTDARATARLRDLWEGMGANVAEMDPDHHDRVLAVTSHVPHLIAYTMTGVADDLRRVTDSEVVKYSAAGFRDFTRIAASDPTMWRDVFLGNKDATLEILGRFTEELFALQRAIRRGDGDHLHAYFTRTRAIRRGIIEAGQDTDAPNFGRGGGPRK is encoded by the coding sequence ATGAGTGTGATCTACGACCGCGTCGCCCTGATCGGGCTGGGCCTCATCGCCTCGTCGATGTTCTGGGCGATGAGGCGCGACGGGCTTGCGGGCCACGTCACGGGCTACGCCCGCTCGTCCGAGACGCGCGAAACCGCGCGCGAGATCGGCCTGTGCGACAGCGTGCACGACGATATGCTTGATGCCGTGAAAGACGCCGATCTGATCGTTCTCTGCGTGCCCGTGGGCGTGATGGGCGACGTGATGGCGCAGATCGCAGGCGCGCTCAAACCCGGCGCGACGCTCACCGACGTCGGCTCGGTCAAGCGCGGCGTCATTGACGCCGTCATGCCTTATCTGCCTAACGGCGTGCATTTCGTGCCCGGCCACCCGGTTGCGGGCACCGAACATTCCGGCCCGCGCTCCGGCTTTGCGGAGCTGTTCGAGAACCGTTGGCATCTGTTGACCCCGCCCGAAGGAACGGACGCGCGGGCCACCGCCCGGCTGCGCGACCTGTGGGAAGGCATGGGCGCCAACGTCGCCGAAATGGACCCCGACCATCACGACCGCGTGCTTGCCGTCACCAGCCACGTGCCGCATCTCATCGCCTATACGATGACCGGCGTGGCCGACGATCTGCGCCGTGTTACCGACAGCGAGGTCGTGAAATACTCCGCCGCCGGTTTCCGCGACTTCACGCGCATCGCGGCGTCTGACCCGACGATGTGGCGCGACGTATTTCTGGGCAACAAGGATGCGACGCTGGAAATTCTCGGGCGCTTCACCGAAGAACTCTTTGCCCTGCAACGTGCCATTCGGCGGGGCGACGGCGATCATCTGCACGCCTATTTCACGCGCACACGCGCGATCAGGCGGGGTATCATCGAGGCCGGACAGGACACCGATGCGCCGAACTTTGGCCGTGGGGGAGGGCCGCGCAAATGA